In the genome of Lathyrus oleraceus cultivar Zhongwan6 chromosome 4, CAAS_Psat_ZW6_1.0, whole genome shotgun sequence, the window TGGTCGATAACTGTTTTTAGACATTGTACCTCAGTTGAAGTGATCATGGTCTTAAATGTTTTATTCTTCGACAGAAGAGATTTCAAGACCAAGTTATTCTGGATGTCAAAAAGTTCTAAGGTTCCATCTTTCATAACCACTGAGAACCCCTTTTCGACCAGTTGTCCAACACTTGAATATCTATGATAAAGTGAGAGGTCAACATACACATTACCTTCTGaactatcatcttatcagttaggGTTTCACCACAACCCTTCATGAGATGGACGAGTTTCTGTACCTTCGAAACGTAGCCTGCAATCTTTTCGTCTTCTCCTATCGACAACAATTCATATTGTCGTCGCAAATTTTGCAACTTGACAACCTTGCATTTCTCGCCTCCTTCATagtacttgacaagaatatccCATGGCTTCTTCGTCGATTCAACATGAGCGGTTCTGTTGAAATTAGTTGCATCAATCACCGATTGGATGCCGCTTTATAATCCTTCTTCTTGCATCCTTGTGAATGGTTCTCTATGCGTCGGTTTCATCTTCACCAATCGCAGGAACACCATTAATAACCACTTCTAGGATTTCATGAAAGTCAAATGGAGATTGCAAATGGAGAGTTTGATAAATTTCTATTATCATTCATCTTTGCAGCGATTGATCAACAACAACCCACGATCCTAAAAACACGATCTTAGACATGTGAGTCTTGAAAACACGATTAAGAATCTAACtggagctctgataccaatttgTTAATACGTGAGGcacttttagtgaggagagaaagagagaataaggaaataagaattgtattattgaattgaatgataaaactgaattacaaagtgtctatttatatacacataagtgacttgactactaagtaaaataaaaaattaagtaACAAACCCTAAATCCTAATTAACTTTGGACTTTGATCACCCAGTTCAATTTGAATTATATCTAATATCTTAAcaaaaatgatatttttactaaagTACCCCTTATcaaatattatatattatgaaAATTATAACAATTAGAGAATAGAATTGAAAAGTGTGCATTAAAATGAGTAATTTATTTTGAAATACTTATTTATTCTAAATGAATCATTCATTATGGAACGCAAGGAGTATCAGTCAAGAATGTCTACTCGGTATTTCAGATGCCGTAACTTTCCATAAAATGCaagaattaaaaaaataaaaaataaaactaataaatattattacaaaataaaaattattaaataatagatcaatataatatattttttattaataaagAAAACGTTAAAATTAATGTGTGcttttttttatataaaaaaattgatatgacattatttcaattttaaaaaataaatttgaaatttgacatgatatgcaataatattcaattatattaaattgtgtgatttttaaatttaacttaagattttaatttgaatttggttTAGATCAGAACTTATATTGCAAAACTAAGAAAAGACCTCTCCAGATCCAAAGGCAAATTGCAAAGTCGAGTTCATTTCCATCTCACATTTATTGGCTACTAGCTTGTCAACTTTACTATAAAATGTAGTAGTAAAAATAAAGAAATAATTCTGTTTAAAACTTTATAAAATACTGTAGCAAAACAAAGTTAAATCAAGCTATTCAGTACTGTTAAAAGTTAACCTAATATTATTAACGTAATACTACTAattttatcaaaaataaaaacattCAAACTTATGTATAAATCAATTTGTAAACATAAATATGAAATCTGATCTGATCCATACAATCACATCAAATAGTATTTAATTTTAGGTAActttcaattttaaaaaaaataaaataaaataaaataacatcTAAAAACACCCAATAATAttcaattttataaaaaatttaataCTATTTAATTAGCTTGTTTTAATTTGGATTTGCTTTAAATTTGAACACTGAGTTCATTTCCCTCTTGCGTGTATTCCCCACTAGCTTGTCAACATTGCCATGAAATGAAAGAATTACAAGGCATAAAATGACCCAAGACTACAACTTAAATGAGTAAACTACCTTTGATAATCTACAACTTCTTATCTGGGCTTTCATAATCTACTGCTTCCTTTTATTTGAGCTTCTTCTCTCTGCCTCCTTTTCAGCAACTAGAACACAGAACTCGGAACCAAGCATGTCGTGTATTTCAAGATTTAACGACTGGCTCAAATCAACAACTCCCTTAATGACTTCCAAGGTTATGCTGAATCCTAACGTGGACAATAATCGGATAGCATTAGCAGCCCTACATATGTACTCTCTCCTCGTATCgtttttctcttcttttttatGGGCTGGCTCAGTTAGGTTAACTTGATATTCCATTTCATCTTTGACCTTAACGTGTTCCCCGACCCATATCAGACCGTTGCAGCCAATTATTAGATCAATACCATGTTCTTCCAGATGATGGAAATGTTGTTTCTGTCTCTTCACTAAATACGGTGAGACCATAACCATCTGACCAGTACTAAGCTGCAATACAGCATAAATCTGTTAGTAACACTGGCAAAATACAAGAATACAattgaagtcaactttaagaaACAAAAATGTATTACGAAGTAACAAACAATTCATAAAATCACTGTAAACACCATAGCTATCAATCAAAATTGCATTGCATCTCAATCATAAAAGATAGTTGTAAGTTGTTTAGTTTTATGTATAACCAACGTGTGTTACTTGGTTAGCATTCCTAGAACTTAGTAAAGTTGGATTTGCGGTATGGAAACCAGGAATTGGTTACTGTTATGTAACTATCATTATGAATTTTTTTGGGATAACCataaatcaataaaaaaaatatgttttaaGATTTTCAAGACTACAAACCTTTCCATATTTTTTACTTCTTGCATGAAGGTGTATGTCATCATGCGATAAACCACGAACTTC includes:
- the LOC127076745 gene encoding exosome complex component RRP4 homolog is translated as MGVVQLQFSKTQKVRLHKAKESLSSKMNSDSLVTVADSIHVNHEDGVLKGHGTADLDGQVVATLCGTVERVNKLIYVRGLGSRYKPEVGDIVIGRVIEFWRLDINCNRNAYLMLSAMNMPDGVQRRRTALDELNMRGIFEEADLICAEVRGLSHDDIHLHARSKKYGKLSTGQMVMVSPYLVKRQKQHFHHLEEHGIDLIIGCNGLIWVGEHVKVKDEMEYQVNLTEPAHKKEEKNDTRREYICRAANAIRLLSTLGFSITLEVIKGVVDLSQSLNLEIHDMLGSEFCVLVAEKEAERRSSNKRKQ